The following proteins are encoded in a genomic region of Cryptomeria japonica chromosome 11, Sugi_1.0, whole genome shotgun sequence:
- the LOC131859786 gene encoding uncharacterized protein LOC131859786 — MECSMCGDVGFQIYLFQCTKCLIRFQHQYCSRAYYENVSVDSISELCDWCFTIQEENAGSDVKLRMRGSAKKMRNSVGFEECTNNNKGKRNLRKSCSEIGEQISKLLKKKGRPELSDRMERKNRKRYKLLDEIVC, encoded by the exons ATGGAGTGCAGTATGTGTGGGGATGTGGGCTTCCAGATCTATCTATTCCAATGCACAAAATGTTTAATCCGTTTCCAGCATCA ATATTGTAGCAGAGCATATTATGAGAACGTATCAGTTGACAGTATCAGTGAATTGTGCGACTGGTGCTTCACTATTCAAGAGGAGAACGCAGGCTCTGATGTTAAGCTTAGGATGAGGGGTTCTGCTAAAAAAATGAGAAATTCTGTTGGATTTGAAGAGTGTACAAACAATAACAAAGGCAAGAGAAATTTGAGAAAATCTTGTTCTGAAATTGGTGAACAAATTTCTAAATTGCTGAAAAAGAAGGGAAGGCCTGAATTAAGCGACAGaatggaaagaaaaaataggaAGAGGTATAAGCTTCTTGATGAAATTGTCTGTTGA